A segment of the Candidatus Pelagisphaera phototrophica genome:
AGGTCCTGGACAATCGGGAAGACTAGAACAAGTTATATGGCAGACGATGGCATCCAAGTAGAAGGTAAGATAGTAGCGGTTCTTCCCGGGACTATGTTCCGAGTCGAGCTTGAAAACGGTCATACAGTTCTAGCCCATATATCCGGTAAACTGAGGAAGCACTTTATCAAGATCACCGCGGGTGACATGGTGAAAATGGAAATGAGCCCCTACGACCTGGA
Coding sequences within it:
- the infA gene encoding translation initiation factor IF-1 — protein: MADDGIQVEGKIVAVLPGTMFRVELENGHTVLAHISGKLRKHFIKITAGDMVKMEMSPYDLDKARITYRLRNSSQSRNAPIRSFGPRRRR